The candidate division KSB1 bacterium genomic interval GTCAGCTTGGTTCTCTTGTGAATGACCATGGGATTTCCTCCTTAATGGATTAGTTATGCAACTGTAGCAAGTTAGGAAATCCCGATAACTTTAAACAACGCTAAATTAACTTACAATTTAAGCCGCAAACTTAGAACCGTCCCAGATTTTGCTTCAGCCATCTTTCCATGGCGCGCCTAATCAGTTCATCTTTGTTAACAGTAAGAGCGATTTCGCAGTTCGGCGCCTTGCTCTCATCGATCACCGTATAGCCGCCGTCGATGACCTGCACATGCGCCTTGCGCGTCGTAAAAAGTTCAGGCCACAAGACCAGACCGACCGCCACCACATCAAAGAGCGTCGGATCGGGATGGGAATAGCTTTCGTAGCGCCATAAAGTGTACAGTCCGCACAGGGCGTTCGTAAGCGGAGAATTGCGGTAGAGCAGCCGCATACGGTTCTCCTCGGTCAGCTTGACGAATGTGGTCACATCCAAACCTGCATAGACCAATTTTGCGCCGCTGTTGACGAATCGTTTGGCGGCTTCTACATCAGCGCGGACATTCCACTCGGCGTCCGGCACTGGTCCGCCGCCGTAGCCCATATAGAACGAGCCGAACATGGATACGACCTTTTCGGCAAGCTGCAGCGCTTTTGGGTCTTTTTGCAGAACATCCTGCATGTTGGGCACAGGTCCGACGGTGATGAGGATGACCTCATTGGGGTATTTGCGCAGGTTTTCGATGATAAAATCCGCTGCATTCTGCCTGCTTGGTTTGAGCCTTTCAAAACCCTCTCCCCAATAGAACTGATTCGAATAACCGGCCAACTCGCGATCGACGCCGACGACGCTCGGCGTATGACGACCGACGATGACCGGTATGTTTTCCAGCCCACATTCC includes:
- a CDS encoding nucleoside hydrolase — its product is MKQLFCSILVVMLVTLSTLAAEKQKVIFDCDLAGDIDDAYALALVLTSPEFEVLGIVLDHGNTPKRAQVACRMLWECGLENIPVIVGRHTPSVVGVDRELAGYSNQFYWGEGFERLKPSRQNAADFIIENLRKYPNEVILITVGPVPNMQDVLQKDPKALQLAEKVVSMFGSFYMGYGGGPVPDAEWNVRADVEAAKRFVNSGAKLVYAGLDVTTFVKLTEENRMRLLYRNSPLTNALCGLYTLWRYESYSHPDPTLFDVVAVGLVLWPELFTTRKAHVQVIDGGYTVIDESKAPNCEIALTVNKDELIRRAMERWLKQNLGRF